AAAGGGGGTGCACCAAAAATCATAGTGGTGGCAGCGGCTACAACACCGGAGTCGTTAAAGGCAAAGGCTACCAAGGCACCAGTAAGTACACCAATAAATCCTTTAAACAAATAGGGATATTTTACTCTCAGGTTTTTCATTACTCCCTGGGGACGATAAAACAATAGAGCCAGTATACCTAGACTTGCCAGCAGTACCCTGCTCCAGACAGTGTACCGCAAGAGTTTCATATTCATTGACCATTTTCGTTGAATAATTTCCAAAGCATAATTGGGATCCTTTAATAATAATGAAGCTGTGGTACCCATGTGGGAACGTAAATCCGGTGGGCGAGTTAGGTCAAAGGCAATAAAACCACTGACAGCCAGAACCACCAAACAGCCAACCATTAAAATGGTTCGAAAGCGGAAGCGTACACCCATTAACAAAAGAAAAGTTACCAACAAAGCGGCGGTTGCTGCAATGGTACCTCCCACGTTGGTACCCATGTTGGGTGCCGCCATTGCATAGACAGTAAAAAGATACACCAAGCCACTTAGGAGAATTAAGATTCGTCTGTTCTTTGGACAGTATTGGACCGCTGCAGTGGTTCCAAAAATTAAGGAACCAATTAGCACACCCATGTATTCATTACCGATACCATAAAAACGCGCCCCTACAATGGGGTCGTATCCTAGAATGGATTGCTTCTGCAAATAAGATGCGTTTACTAAGTCAATCAAAATCGTACCTGCTGTGGCAATACATATGAATATGAAGGGATTCAGCCCTATTTTTCGGTTAACCAAAATGGCTAACCCTGAAAAGGCCAGTGTTAATACAACCAACTGCACTGCCATGATGGCTACGGATGTGTTTGGTAAAAGTGGCATAACAAGCTCAACCAATGGAACTGACATAACTAAAAGCAGAAATGGTTTTATCATCTCGGCCATGTGTTTCTTGAAGAAAATACCATAAAGACCCATGAATAGTACGATCAGTTGTACAAGTACATAGGCTGACTGAAGAGGTGGTCTCGCCTGATAAGTACTGACCAACCCTTTATTTAGGTTGAGCAGGTGTTCCAGGCTGTTTCCTGCTAATTTTACACTGGAAGTCATAAAGGGCCGCCCAGACATTTCCGGCACAATCTGGACCCCTAGGTACTTCAGGATGGTAGGGGCAATATCGGTGTTCATAATAATACCATCCCGTTTGGTGGTCCCGGAGGTTAATAAACTACCCGGTTCAAACTGTGGTCCCACTGCAAAAATAGGCGTCAGGTTTTTATTTTCCTTTACTGCCTCTATGGTGGGAGTGGGTGTCATCACCAGTAATACTTCTTTGTTAAAATCCATCTGGCCTACAAGGTTTCCAATAAATCGGTCTATTCTATTCTTGGCATCCTCTCGCTGCCTTTGGTAGGCTTGATCGGTTGCTTTATCTTTCTCTTCATATAATCGAGTGAGGTCTCCGGTTTCAACAACAATTAAAGAAGCTCCCTTTTCCTTGTATTCCTCTATTTTAGCCAGCACTTTAGGAAAATCAGTTTGATAGGAACCAATCACGGGTTGATGTTGCAACAAAATAGAATGATCTACTGTTCCCATATCCGTAACCCCTTGTTTATTCATGGATATGGTGGTTATTAATCGTCTATGAACACCTGTGGTATCGCTGTTGCCAATAACCGCAGTCTTTTTACCAGCATTTTGCAGGGCTTGACCCAAAGCTCCGGGAGTTGCTAAATAATTCAACTCTGAATTATTTCTAAGTAATTTGCCAAGGGCCAACTGAATTACGGAATCCTTTGGTGCAATAAACCCAGTACGACGGATGTATTCATTGCTTGCCTTCGTGTCAAATGTCTCCTCTTCTGGGTTAAAACCATTGAGAGCATCCCCTGTACCAATTAAGTGAGCTCCTCCTCCTATGGTTGGGTATGTGTGTTCGGAATAAATACCTGCCCCCGTATTGTTATTTAATAGCCCTAGGGCCCCCCGGTTAGTCAGTTTTTTTACATTTTCCAACCCCGCTTCTTCATAGTCCTGCAGGGTTAGTTTATCAATAACCACAAGAATAACTCTTTCTGCCTTACCTGTGGATACTTCCGCTGTGGCAATATGAACGAAACTCAGAGTAACACATACAAATAATAAACTGGCAATGACTTTTTGCCAGAAAGAGTAAGGCAAATTCCATCCCCCCACCTATATAATTTTGTTTGTTTAATTCTAACGTTGGGTTTTAATTTTCTTTTCTAATAATAATTGTTTGTATAGATCCATTGTTTTTTCTACCATCAGATTAACGGTGAATTTTTCACTTGCATGTTTTTGCCCGTTTTGGCCCATGCGATTTAGCCGATCCCTTTCGCCTAACAACCCTGCCAGAGCAACTGCCAATGCCTCCGGGTCCTTGGGTGACACTACCAAACCGGTTTTTCCCTCTACAATTGCTTCCGGAACACCACCAACACGGGTAGCCACAACTGGTTTAGACGCGGCCATTGCTTCTAATATGGTTAAAGGAAGTCCTTCCGTAACAGAGGGCAACACAAAAATATCCAATATTGATAGAATCTCTGGAATATTGTCCCGCTTTCCGGCAAAGATTACCCTGTTTTGCAGCCCTCTCTCAGAGACTTCTTGTTCCAGTTCCTGCCGCAGCGGACCATCCCCCACCACTAAAAAAGTTACATTATATTCTTTAAGATGGGAAGCTGCCTTAAGTAAATAACTAACACCCTTTTGCGGGGCAAGACGGGCAATTGTCCCTATGATCATACTCGATTCAGGAATATTAAAGCTTTGTCTTATTTCATTAAGGTCACTTTGTGTAGTGAATTTTTCAACCTCAATTCCATTGTAAATGGTAGTTAATCGTGTAGGTGATAGATCTTCTTTCACCAATAATTCCTGTTTTAATGCCTCGGA
This genomic interval from Desulforamulus reducens MI-1 contains the following:
- a CDS encoding glycosyltransferase family 4 protein — encoded protein: MKPLTKIKVLHVVRPAAGGMKNHLINLIRYTDKNKFSVTVACPPGTSMWDELYDMGVDLIPIPLRGELSPTKDYLVVHTLVKYLHQSRTTILHTHSSKAALVGRVAGIIARTPVIIFTVHNSIFYEEWSRLKKKIYSTVEKILARFTDRIITVSEALKQELLVKEDLSPTRLTTIYNGIEVEKFTTQSDLNEIRQSFNIPESSMIIGTIARLAPQKGVSYLLKAASHLKEYNVTFLVVGDGPLRQELEQEVSERGLQNRVIFAGKRDNIPEILSILDIFVLPSVTEGLPLTILEAMAASKPVVATRVGGVPEAIVEGKTGLVVSPKDPEALAVALAGLLGERDRLNRMGQNGQKHASEKFTVNLMVEKTMDLYKQLLLEKKIKTQR